The Amblyomma americanum isolate KBUSLIRL-KWMA chromosome 6, ASM5285725v1, whole genome shotgun sequence genome has a window encoding:
- the LOC144093726 gene encoding zinc finger protein 862-like isoform X2 → MSSICREWRQDKKVAKREAPKAAGRSKKDGNSKDCKRKFRNVWKETYTWLQYEEVKNTMHCVLCREAYFGQEKCVPFVEGTNNFKVSVIQKHERTSAHRNLLNKTEAERKKLANSFKAKKKPPEDSRSRFELLFKTVYEIQKSKLSFSQFPVLVNQQIQNGVPLKGRYTNHHHVVPDFSKYIATSMINDTVADIYQAKHFGIVLDDVSNVVGSRKDAVYVTYLKDCSKRTRFLGLVENEDGVGIALAMVEMLAKFGFPSPFEKLLCLTTDGQPVHQAEGGLQMALGREAPVLYTMSCLVHKVESSVKPVLYRHPQVRCCADKLYKLFCFFRDLRKKTGSTIDIWAAPSSPIDQYVRSSEPQLLVLDLKFLTAIIEKWGSAVAFLKDNYHNLDRKLRPDAAEMLTSLKSSVFIAYVHLLREIFEELHVFQERTTGCSSPACYAVLNELRATAAAIADHIVLGPRLIPVLQELQERNGFFQGMAITQDFDIESFHVIAGEVCHCISQHVIQMANQCSESLCKFSVLDPNNWPADSDVHFGAYGIETIRELSGEMQSLLPEKRISDIVLEWCSYKWFVSNSLAKCLRKDFISLAATVVSRFSAVYPTICTFLTAAALLSPSCKVTRKGFEELCIIKESRKNVLTDDTLWQTMVINVNGAPLELWDPEPVVDLWLKTSLRRPNNRISNKHALDTCNKQETQVENSSSCMFTGCQFLVITGDLCEEPVVCTNDGSG, encoded by the exons ATGAGCAGCATTTGTAG GGAGTGGAGGCAGGACAAGAAGGTTGCGAAAAGAGAAGCGCCGAAGGCAGCGGGCCGTTCGAAAAAGGATGGAAACTCTAAAGATTGTAAAAGAAAATTCCGAAACGTGTGGAAAGAAACTTATACGTGGTTACAGTATGAGGAAGTCAAGAACACCATGCACTGTGTGCTGTGCAGAGAAGCCTACTTCGGTCAAGAAAAATGTGTGCCGTTTGTGGAAGGCACGAACAACTTCAAAGTTTCAGTCATTCAAAAGCACGAGAGGACATCGGCGCATCGGAATCTTCTCAACAAAACCGAAGCggagaggaagaaattggcaaatTCGTTCAAGGCGAAAAAGAAGCCGCCGGAAGACTCGCGCTCCAGATTCGAACTCCTTTTCAAGACCGTTTACGAGATACAGAAAAGTAAACTTTCATTTTCTCAGTTCCCTGTTCTGGTCAATCAGCAAATCCAGAACGGAGTGCCGCTAAAAGGTCGCTACACGAATCACCATCATGTTGTGCCAGACTTTTCAAAGTACATTGCCACATCGATGATCAACGACACCGTAGCCGATATTTATCAAGCGAAACATTTTGGAATCGTCTTGGACGACGTTTCTAATGTCGTGGGATCCCGCAAAGACGCAGTGTATGTCACGTATCTCAAAGACTGCTCTAAACGCACAAGGTTCTTGGGGCTGGTTGAAAACGAAGACGGAGTCGGGATCGCCCTTGCAATGGTTGAAATGCTTGCCAAATTTGGATTTCCATCTCCGTTTGAGAAGCTGCTATGCCTGACTACGGACGGGCAGCCTGTGCACCAAGCAGAGGGAGGCCTGCAAATGGCCTTGGGAAGAGAGGCGCCTGTCCTTTACACCATGAGCTGTTTGGTGCACAAGGTTGAGAGTTCCGTGAAACCAGTCCTTTACAGGCATCCACAAGTCAGATGTTGTGCAGACAAGCTGTACAAGTTGTTCTGCTTTTTTAGAGACCTGCGGAAAAAGACTGGAAGTACAATAGACATATGGGCAGCACCTTCAAGCCCCATTGACCAATATGTGCGTTCTTCGGAGCCACAGTTGCTAGTCCTCGACCTCAAGTTCCTAACTGCCATTATTGAAAAATGGGGCAGTGCCGTAGCATTCCTCAAGGATAACTATCATAACCTGGACCGAAAACTTAGACCAGATGCAGCTGAAATGCTTACAAGCCTGAAAAGCTCAGTGTTCATTGCCTATGTTCACCTACTGCGAGAGATATTTGAAGAGCTGCATGTATTTCAGGAAAGAACAACAGGTTGTTCATCTCCAGCCTGCTATGCTGTCCTCAACGAACTAAGGGCTACTGCTGCAGCCATCGCTGACCACATCGTACTAGGCCCCCGGCTGATCCCAGTGCTTCAGGAATTGCAGGAAAGGAATGGGTTTTTCCAAGGCATGGCGATCACACAAGATTTTGACATCGAGTCTTTCCATGTCATTGCTGGGGAAGTGTGCCACTGCATATCTCAGCACGTGATCCAAATGGCAAACCAGTGTTCAGAGTCTCTCTGCAAGTTCTCTGTGCTGGACCCAAATAACTGGCCAGCTGATTCAGATGTGCACTTTGGAGCGTACGGAATTGAAACCATCAGGGAACTAAGTGGTGAGATGCAGTCGTTGCTGCCAGAGAAGCGCATTTCGGACATTGTCCTTGAGTGGTGTTCCTACAAGTGGTTTGTTAGCAACAGTCTTGCAAAGTGCTTGAGGAAAGATTTCATTAGTCTCGCTGCCACGGTTGTTTCCCGGTTCAGTGCTGTCTATCCCACCATTTGCACGTTCCTCACTGCCGCTGCACTCCTTTCTCCATCGTGCAAGGTGACACGCAAGGGATTTGAAGAACTCTGCATCATTAAAGAATCTCGGAAGAATGTTCTTACAGACGACACACTGTGGCAGACTATGGTCATCAATGTGAATGGTGCACCACTTGAACTGTGGGATCCAGAACCTGTGGTTGACCTTTGGTTGAAAACAAGTCTTCGTAGGCCAAATAATAGAATTTCAAACAAGCATGCTTTAGACACATGTAATAAGCAGGAGACCCAGGTTGAAAACTCGTCTAGTTGCATGTTCACAGGTTGTCAGTTTCTTGTCATAACGGGAGACTTGTGTGAAGAGCCGGTAGTCTGCACCAATGATGGGTCAGGTTAA
- the LOC144093732 gene encoding fas apoptotic inhibitory molecule 1, translated as MADTVAVWEVPLSDKIYKIEFEHGTTTGKRVIKVDGKEVVRHDWMFKLVGSEPFEVGRAKCMVVIRALSGFTYEYSLIVDGKQIDKFRERQSKILNTWVVNLLDQPTRVVLEKDTLDVYVNGEKVDVAPEFVDGGTETHFQVGPYQAYITAASSGSKKEGIRHTLVVEGNVIASSSE; from the exons ATGGCCGACACCGTGGCTGTGTGGGAAGTTCCTCTTAGtgacaaaatatacaaaatagAATTCGAACATGGAACGACGACAGGTAAAAGAGTAATTAAAGTGGACGGAAAG GAGGTTGTGCGACACGACTGGATGTTCAAGCTTGTGGGTTCGGAACCATTTGAAGTGGGCCGCGCAAAGTGCATGGTGGTAATAAGAGCATTGAGCGGATTCACGTACGAGTACTCGCTCATCGTGGACGGCAAGCAAATCGATAAGTTCAGAGAAAGACAATCTAAAATACTTAACACTTGGGTAGTGAACCTCCTGGACCAGCCGACAAGAGTTGTTCTTG AGAAAGACACCTTGGACGTGTATGTCAATGGCGAAAAGGTTGACGTTGCG ccagAATTTGTAGACGGCGGAACTGAGACTCATTTTCAGGTGGGGCCGTATCAGgcgtacatcacagcagcaagcagcggaagcaaaaaagaaggaatCCGGCACACGCTAGTTGTTGAAGGCAATGTGATTGCCAGCAGCTCTGAGTAA
- the LOC144093726 gene encoding zinc finger protein 862-like isoform X1, whose translation MSSICRRVEVSILLHVLFDEAGRDACILKRRKLSVALPHVRCNGASVIYRSKSLNSENKRRAPLEWRQDKKVAKREAPKAAGRSKKDGNSKDCKRKFRNVWKETYTWLQYEEVKNTMHCVLCREAYFGQEKCVPFVEGTNNFKVSVIQKHERTSAHRNLLNKTEAERKKLANSFKAKKKPPEDSRSRFELLFKTVYEIQKSKLSFSQFPVLVNQQIQNGVPLKGRYTNHHHVVPDFSKYIATSMINDTVADIYQAKHFGIVLDDVSNVVGSRKDAVYVTYLKDCSKRTRFLGLVENEDGVGIALAMVEMLAKFGFPSPFEKLLCLTTDGQPVHQAEGGLQMALGREAPVLYTMSCLVHKVESSVKPVLYRHPQVRCCADKLYKLFCFFRDLRKKTGSTIDIWAAPSSPIDQYVRSSEPQLLVLDLKFLTAIIEKWGSAVAFLKDNYHNLDRKLRPDAAEMLTSLKSSVFIAYVHLLREIFEELHVFQERTTGCSSPACYAVLNELRATAAAIADHIVLGPRLIPVLQELQERNGFFQGMAITQDFDIESFHVIAGEVCHCISQHVIQMANQCSESLCKFSVLDPNNWPADSDVHFGAYGIETIRELSGEMQSLLPEKRISDIVLEWCSYKWFVSNSLAKCLRKDFISLAATVVSRFSAVYPTICTFLTAAALLSPSCKVTRKGFEELCIIKESRKNVLTDDTLWQTMVINVNGAPLELWDPEPVVDLWLKTSLRRPNNRISNKHALDTCNKQETQVENSSSCMFTGCQFLVITGDLCEEPVVCTNDGSG comes from the exons ATGAGCAGCATTTGTAGGCGAGTAGAAGTCTCTATTCTTCTGCACGTGTTGTTTGATGAGGCTGGGCGCGACGCGTGCATTTTGAAGCGTCGTAAACTTTCGGTTGCGCTCCCGCATGTTAGGTGCAACGGAGCGAGCGTTATATATCGAAGCAAGAGCCTCAATAGCGAAAATAAACGTCGAGCGCCTTT GGAGTGGAGGCAGGACAAGAAGGTTGCGAAAAGAGAAGCGCCGAAGGCAGCGGGCCGTTCGAAAAAGGATGGAAACTCTAAAGATTGTAAAAGAAAATTCCGAAACGTGTGGAAAGAAACTTATACGTGGTTACAGTATGAGGAAGTCAAGAACACCATGCACTGTGTGCTGTGCAGAGAAGCCTACTTCGGTCAAGAAAAATGTGTGCCGTTTGTGGAAGGCACGAACAACTTCAAAGTTTCAGTCATTCAAAAGCACGAGAGGACATCGGCGCATCGGAATCTTCTCAACAAAACCGAAGCggagaggaagaaattggcaaatTCGTTCAAGGCGAAAAAGAAGCCGCCGGAAGACTCGCGCTCCAGATTCGAACTCCTTTTCAAGACCGTTTACGAGATACAGAAAAGTAAACTTTCATTTTCTCAGTTCCCTGTTCTGGTCAATCAGCAAATCCAGAACGGAGTGCCGCTAAAAGGTCGCTACACGAATCACCATCATGTTGTGCCAGACTTTTCAAAGTACATTGCCACATCGATGATCAACGACACCGTAGCCGATATTTATCAAGCGAAACATTTTGGAATCGTCTTGGACGACGTTTCTAATGTCGTGGGATCCCGCAAAGACGCAGTGTATGTCACGTATCTCAAAGACTGCTCTAAACGCACAAGGTTCTTGGGGCTGGTTGAAAACGAAGACGGAGTCGGGATCGCCCTTGCAATGGTTGAAATGCTTGCCAAATTTGGATTTCCATCTCCGTTTGAGAAGCTGCTATGCCTGACTACGGACGGGCAGCCTGTGCACCAAGCAGAGGGAGGCCTGCAAATGGCCTTGGGAAGAGAGGCGCCTGTCCTTTACACCATGAGCTGTTTGGTGCACAAGGTTGAGAGTTCCGTGAAACCAGTCCTTTACAGGCATCCACAAGTCAGATGTTGTGCAGACAAGCTGTACAAGTTGTTCTGCTTTTTTAGAGACCTGCGGAAAAAGACTGGAAGTACAATAGACATATGGGCAGCACCTTCAAGCCCCATTGACCAATATGTGCGTTCTTCGGAGCCACAGTTGCTAGTCCTCGACCTCAAGTTCCTAACTGCCATTATTGAAAAATGGGGCAGTGCCGTAGCATTCCTCAAGGATAACTATCATAACCTGGACCGAAAACTTAGACCAGATGCAGCTGAAATGCTTACAAGCCTGAAAAGCTCAGTGTTCATTGCCTATGTTCACCTACTGCGAGAGATATTTGAAGAGCTGCATGTATTTCAGGAAAGAACAACAGGTTGTTCATCTCCAGCCTGCTATGCTGTCCTCAACGAACTAAGGGCTACTGCTGCAGCCATCGCTGACCACATCGTACTAGGCCCCCGGCTGATCCCAGTGCTTCAGGAATTGCAGGAAAGGAATGGGTTTTTCCAAGGCATGGCGATCACACAAGATTTTGACATCGAGTCTTTCCATGTCATTGCTGGGGAAGTGTGCCACTGCATATCTCAGCACGTGATCCAAATGGCAAACCAGTGTTCAGAGTCTCTCTGCAAGTTCTCTGTGCTGGACCCAAATAACTGGCCAGCTGATTCAGATGTGCACTTTGGAGCGTACGGAATTGAAACCATCAGGGAACTAAGTGGTGAGATGCAGTCGTTGCTGCCAGAGAAGCGCATTTCGGACATTGTCCTTGAGTGGTGTTCCTACAAGTGGTTTGTTAGCAACAGTCTTGCAAAGTGCTTGAGGAAAGATTTCATTAGTCTCGCTGCCACGGTTGTTTCCCGGTTCAGTGCTGTCTATCCCACCATTTGCACGTTCCTCACTGCCGCTGCACTCCTTTCTCCATCGTGCAAGGTGACACGCAAGGGATTTGAAGAACTCTGCATCATTAAAGAATCTCGGAAGAATGTTCTTACAGACGACACACTGTGGCAGACTATGGTCATCAATGTGAATGGTGCACCACTTGAACTGTGGGATCCAGAACCTGTGGTTGACCTTTGGTTGAAAACAAGTCTTCGTAGGCCAAATAATAGAATTTCAAACAAGCATGCTTTAGACACATGTAATAAGCAGGAGACCCAGGTTGAAAACTCGTCTAGTTGCATGTTCACAGGTTGTCAGTTTCTTGTCATAACGGGAGACTTGTGTGAAGAGCCGGTAGTCTGCACCAATGATGGGTCAGGTTAA